GAGTACATGGAGCGCATGAGTGCCCTGACCGATGACGGCTATGGTGTCGGAACGCCGTTCAAGTCGAGTCGTATCGGAAAGGATATCGGCTATAAGGCCTTCAAAGTATTACGGGATGTCGAAAGACAAACTGAAAGAACCGGGAGCGCTCGACCAACGGCGACAAACAGTCAAAGATGCCATGAGCCCGCATAACACGCGGGAAGAGTTCCGGCGGCTGCTCAAAACGGAAAACATCGACGCAATCTTCCGCATCAATCCGATTGGCAGAATCTACGGCGTGACGTTTATCGACCACAATGCAGGTATCGTCGCCAACGGATCGGTACTGGGAAAGGAGTTTTCAGCCAATGTCTTCAACGACTTGTATCCGGCACCGAAAGAGGAATGTCAGGTTGCAGAACAGCGATATCCGGAACGAAAACTCGACCCGCAAAGTCATACGACCAATCCCCTGACCGAAGCTGCCGACACCCTATTGGATTTGGCTGATACGAAGGCGTATGAGGAACAGCAAAGGATAATACAGAGGCGAAAAAACGAAAACCGCATCAATAACATATTGTTTATCGTATAAATCCTTGAAATTAAAACAGGTATGTCGGTTTGAAACATATTCGACCGAAGATGTCTGACTTACGCGTTATCCGGTTCATGCCGTATTCTTTTTTTTTGGGAGGGGGGGGGAAGACGAAGGGTGTCGACGCCCGAACAAGTAATGTAATACTATAGAAAGAAGCAATACCAAGAGCATGCCGAGGAACATGTCGTCATATCCCCGGTATTTCACGAGTAATCCTGCTAAAATCCTCCCAATGCAATCCCGAAATCGAAAGCCACGAAAAACGTAGAGCTTGCGGCACCTCGTCTTTCGACAAGCATGGCCATGGTCTGCAGGGCAGACTGCACAGCTCCGAAACTGTATCCCAGCAGTGCTGCCACAACAACAGGTAGCACGGTATGTTGTGCGCGAATACCAGCAGAAGTATCCCGGTGATAATAGCTGCATTTCCTGTGTACACCAGTCGCGCCTCACCGGACTTACCACCACACGTCCCAGCTACGGCAATGCCGATGAAATAAATACCTTCGCTGGGCAGACAGTGGAGTACGGCATAGATCGCGACATATACCTCGACTACTCCGTATGCCATCATGAAGAAGAGTTGTGTAACAGCGGCCGGCACGGACATCGGTTCGAACAATTCGCCGAGCTTTAACGGCGTGTCGACTGTGGCGATGCCTGCCGAGATGAAATACCCCATCGGGACGAACGCCACTCCTGCCAGTCCGCATATAAGGACGAGGCGACGGCCTTGAGTGTCGACGAGCCATCCTACGAAGGGTCTCGACAGGATGGGCGCGATGCTGAACAACGCTGTTGCCAAATCTATGGTACGGCATCTCCGCCCAGAGAGGAGATAAAAAAGGGGAACGTGGGCAGCAGCGCATGAAAGTTAATGAAAATGAGGAAATTAACCAGGCATGTCTTGATGAAAGAGCCGATCCATAGTTTGGGAAAGTCTTCCGTTCTGTTCATATTGCTATTAACAAAAAAGGGTCAAATCAGGTCTCTAAAAATACAGCTCTGATTAATTAAGATTTCGATCTTTTGCACAGAGACAAAATATTCAGAGTGGATTATTTTACGGAGTTTTTCCGTATTAAGGACTATGAAACAGAGCAATCAGGATGCAGCCAAGGTGCCTTCTATAGTCTGGCAACTAAAATTGGCCTTATTATGTACGATTTTCGCCCTGTGAGGAATGAGGTCTGCGTATATTTGAAATATCATTTGGAACTTGCCGTATCTGGTATTTTTGAACGTCGAGAGGGTTCCAATGACACCAACCTTAAATTTCAACCTCAAATTATGGAGAAACTGCGACTCTTAACACTTTTATTTTTGACGGTGGTTATCGCGGCCTGTCAAAAAGATCCCACGCAGAATGGATCATCTGATCCGGATGTGGTCTCATTCCAGGGATCGGTTTCATTCAAGACTGTGGACCCGGCTGAAAAAGGGCTTGATCTGATCTGGAATGCCGATGTAGACCGGATCGGGCTGTTTGCAGCCGACGGCGAGACCGTCGAGCATGCCAATATTTATTATGCGGCCTTTTCATCGGCGGCAAATACGCAGTTCGTCTGTCCTTCGCAGGACCGGCGAATCGTGTGGAGCGCCGGTGCTGCCTCACGCGATTTCTACGCCTATTATCCTTATCGTACGACATACGATGATTTGACGGCTGTTCCGGTGGCGATTGCTGCGAAACAGAAAGGAGCGCCGGGCGCTACGAAGCATCTGAAAAAACTGGTCAATTTATATGCCGTGAGCAAGGGTGTGAAAGATCCTGTCGAAACCGTATCCTTGCCATTCGAAAGCGTTGCTGCGGTCATCGAACTCCGACTTGCCGCCGACCGGACATTATCGGATGTCAAGAACATAACGTTGCGCAGTATCGACGGCGGGATATTGGCTTTCGAAACGGGGTCGCTGAATCTGCGGAACGGGGCGGTAACACCCGGAGAGCAGACGGCAGCCGAGATAAACTATGAAATCGAAGGACAAGCGACGATTTCACGCACGCCGACGAGCTTTTTCCTGGCTGTGAATCCCGTAGAAGCTGGAAAAACGCTGGAAGTGCTGGTCGATTACGGAGAAAAGCATCTGTCGCTGGGATCGGTGACCGTTCCCGAAACCGGAATTCCTGCCGGACGGTTGACCATATTCTCATTGGGTTACGAATTTCCACAGCGCATCGCGGAGGACTTGAGCGCTAACGGTACGGCGAACACTTATCTGATAACCAAACCCGGTACGACCTATAAGTTCCGTGCAACGACCAAGGGCAACGGGGTGCCGCGCACCTACTCGTACTCGGTAGACGGCCATCCGGTAACCAAATCCTACTCCGAGACTGATCTGGCTATCAAGCCTATGGCGGCAAAACTCGTGTGGTACAATTCGCCGAAAACGGCCGACGGCTGGGTACGCGAAAGCCCCGTGACTATCGAATCCGTAGAGTATGACGACTGGGAAGGTAACGTCTACTTCACTACCCCGGCCGAGTTCGTTCCCGGCAATGCCCTGATTGCAGCTTATGATGCCGGCGGCGAAGTCCTTTGGAGCTGGAATATCTGGGCTGTCGAGAATTACGATTGCGACGCCGAAGCGCGACAGGTCGGCCGTTATATGATGATGGACCGTAATCTGGGCGCCATGGCGGGACGCGAGGCGATGAACTCCTCGGATAAACGCGTTGCGGCTTGGGCTTTAGGCAACTATTATCAGTGGGGGCGCAAGGACCCGTTCCCGGCAGCTGCGGAGTACGACGACACGGGATTCGGCAGCGAGATGTACTGGGGACTTCCAACTTATACGCCTATTGAAGAATTGCAGCAGGATTATTCCTCCGAGAGTTGGGGCGCTCGGAACATGATGTTCGGCAAGATCGGGGCAAATAACGCCTATGCCGTGGGTGACAAGGCTGTTGACGACGCCGTTGCCCTGTCTGTGAAATATCCCTACCGTTGGATGGCCAAAGAGGTCAGCGGCGTTCAGGCCGACAACTGGCACACCCCCTCCTATTCGTGGTTCAATAATACAGGTTCGGCTGAGAATCAGACCGGATGGTTCTGGTTGTGGGGAAGCGAATACGTCGGCGACAATCTGAAGAGCATTTACGACCCGTGTCCCGCGGGCTGGAAAGTGGCGCCGCCCGAAGCCCTCGATTTCGCCCTCGGCAACGTTGCGGAACTCGATGAAAAACCGTTCGGGCGTTACTCCCGTGCATACGATCTCTATTTCCCCTATACCGGACAGCGGCAGTCAGCCTTCAACGGCAGCCATATCCGTTCGCTCACCAACAAGATGCTCGTGCTGACCAGTTCCAGCGCCAGCGGCAACTATTACCCGGTCCAGGGTGGCCTGGGCGGATATTCGTCCTACAACTCGTATACGGGAGCCGGCTACCAGCTGCGCTGCGTTCGCGAGCAGACGACGGCAATGCCC
This Alistipes shahii WAL 8301 DNA region includes the following protein-coding sequences:
- a CDS encoding GDSL-type esterase/lipase family protein translates to MDPAEKGLDLIWNADVDRIGLFAADGETVEHANIYYAAFSSAANTQFVCPSQDRRIVWSAGAASRDFYAYYPYRTTYDDLTAVPVAIAAKQKGAPGATKHLKKLVNLYAVSKGVKDPVETVSLPFESVAAVIELRLAADRTLSDVKNITLRSIDGGILAFETGSLNLRNGAVTPGEQTAAEINYEIEGQATISRTPTSFFLAVNPVEAGKTLEVLVDYGEKHLSLGSVTVPETGIPAGRLTIFSLGYEFPQRIAEDLSANGTANTYLITKPGTTYKFRATTKGNGVPRTYSYSVDGHPVTKSYSETDLAIKPMAAKLVWYNSPKTADGWVRESPVTIESVEYDDWEGNVYFTTPAEFVPGNALIAAYDAGGEVLWSWNIWAVENYDCDAEARQVGRYMMMDRNLGAMAGREAMNSSDKRVAAWALGNYYQWGRKDPFPAAAEYDDTGFGSEMYWGLPTYTPIEELQQDYSSESWGARNMMFGKIGANNAYAVGDKAVDDAVALSVKYPYRWMAKEVSGVQADNWHTPSYSWFNNTGSAENQTGWFWLWGSEYVGDNLKSIYDPCPAGWKVAPPEALDFALGNVAELDEKPFGRYSRAYDLYFPYTGQRQSAFNGSHIRSLTNKMLVLTSSSASGNYYPVQGGLGGYSSYNSYTGAGYQLRCVREQTTAMPKGRLEGPRAVLIGNSITEVWQGRTDNKTFFSDNDYLPKGISGQTSLQISARFYNDVIVNDPACVVIACGVNDLAENDGQPCSIERVFADIRLMAETGAARGFKVVIGSTPPANRIWWQSEEWNAAHADLGQRVVELNRLLKQYAEERGFVYADYHSALKDDQNGLKLEYSWTPDDRVHPSAAGYAVMEKILKKAVDKALFDPNATDGDGQIDDLDKWEGWE
- a CDS encoding MFS transporter, translated to MATALFSIAPILSRPFVGWLVDTQGRRLVLICGLAGVAFVPMGYFISAGIATVDTPLKLGELFEPMSVPAAVTQLFFMMAYGVVEVYVAIYAVLHCLPSEGIYFIGIAVAGTCGGKSGEARLVYTGNAAIITGILLLVFAHNIPCYLLLWQHCWDTVSELCSLPCRPWPCLSKDEVPQALRFSWLSISGLHWEDFSRITREIPGI